CGACGGCGGTGTCCGGCGGTTCCGCCCTCGGCGAGCGGCTCGGCCACTTCTTCCGGGGCGTGGGCATCGAGACCCTGGAGGGCTGGGGCCTCACCGAGACCTCCGCGCCGTCCTCGGTCAACATGCCGGGGGCCAACAAGATCGGCACCGTCGGCAAGCCGTTCCCCGGCGTCACCATCGGCATCGGCGAGGACGGCGAGGTGCTCGTCAAGGGCCGCCACGTCTTCCTGGGCTACTGGAACAACGACGAGGCCACCGCCGAGGCGATCGACGCGGACGGCTGGTTCCACACCGGCGACATCGGCGAACTCGACAGGGACGGCTACCTCCGCATCACCGGACGCAAGAAGGAGATCATCGTCACCGCCGCGGGCAAGAACGTCGCCCCGGCCCCGATGGAGGACCACATCCGCGCCCACCCGCTGATCAGCCAGGCGATGGTGGTCGGCGACGACAGGCCGTTCGTCGCGGCGCTCATCACGCTCGACGTCGAGGCCCTGGAGCAGTGGAAGGCCGCCAACGGGAAGACGGGGATGGATCTCGCCGGCCTCAGCTCCGACCCGGCCATCGTCGCCGAGGTGCAGCGGGCGGTGGACGACGCCAACAGGTTCGTCTCCAAGGCCGAGCAGATCAAGAAGTTCACCGTCCTCGACATCGACATCAGCGAGGAGAGCGGGCACCTCACCCCGACCCTGAAGATCAAGCGCAACATCGTGATGCGCGACTTCGCCAAGCAGGTCGACTCCCTCTACCGCTGAGGGGTCTCCACGGGCCGGGTACGCCGGGAGTCTTCGCGACGGACGAGCCGGCCCGTACCGTCCAACCGGCTAAGGGGTCTCCGCGGGCTCCAGGAGGCGGGCGAAGCGGGAGGCCGCGAGCTCCCAGCTCCACTCCCGCGCCGCCCACTCCCGCCCGCGCTCCCCCATGGCACGCGCCCCGGCCGGGTCCTTGAGCAGGCCGACCAGGGCCGCCGCGACCTCGTCGGGGCGGGTGCCGTCGACGACCAGGCCGGTCTCCCCGCGCAGCACGGCGTCGGGGGCGCCGCCCGAGGAGCCGGCCACCACGGGCAGGCCGCTGGCGGAGGCCTCCAGGTAGACGATGCCGAGCCCCTCCACGTCGACGCCGCCCAGGCGGGTGCGGCACGGCATGGCGAACACGTCGCCCGCGGCGAGGTGGCCGGGCAGCTCCGCCTCGGGCACGGGGCCGGTGATCCTGACCGAACCGCCCAACGGCCGGGCCAGCCGTTCCAGGGTCCTGCGGTACGGGCCCCCGCCGACGATCAGGAGCACCGCGCCGGGCACGTCCCGGATCACGCCGGGCCAGGCCCGCAGGAGCGTGTCCTGGCCCTTGCGCGGCACCAGCCTGGACAGGCAGACCACCACCGGCCGCTCTCCCAGGCCGAGTTCCGCGCGTACCCGCCCTCCCCCGGCCCCCGGGTGGAACACCCCGGTGTCGACGCCGGGTGCGAGCCGCACCAGCTTGTCCTCGGCTATCACCCCGGCCAGCCTCCGCCGGGTGTACTCCCCGAGGTAGGTGACCACGTCGGCGTTCGCCCCGATCCTGGCGAGCACCCGGCGGCCGATCGGGATCCCGGTCCAGCCCGCCTCGTGGCCGTGGGTGACCATGACGACGCGGCGGGCCCCGGCCTCGCGCATCCTGGGCGCGATCAGCCCGAGCGGCGCCGCCGCCCCGAAGACCACGGTGTCGCACCCGAACTCGGCGACCAGCCCGGCGGCCCGGCGGGCCACGGCGGGCGTGGGCAGCATCAGCGAGGTGGGGTGCCGCACGACGGGGTACGGCTGGCGCAGGTCGAAGGCCTCGCTGCCGGCCCACCGGGGGGCGTAGACGACGACGGAGCCGGGCGGGCGGCGGGCGATGAGACCGTACACGAACGACTGGATCCCCCCGGCGCGGGGCGGGAAGTCGTTCGTGACGACCAGCGTGCGGTTCACGGTTCGGGGAGGCCGTTCAGCCTGGCCCAGGAGCGCGCCATGGCGATGCGCTGCGGTGCCGTGGGATGCGATGCATAAAGTACATATTCGATGAAATCGGGCGACAAATCCGAAATATTAGTAACTGCCAGTCGTTTCTGCATCGCCACGAACGTCGCCGGGTCCCTGGTCAGGTCCAGCGCGTGCACGTCCGCGCGGGCCTCGATATGCCTGCTCACCAGGTTCTGGGCCGGCCCCGACAGGACCGTGGCCAGGCTCAGCAACCCCATGACCAGCCCCACCGCCGCCGGGTCGCCGAGCGAGGTGACCCCCGCCCGGCGCCGCACGCCCGGTGCCGAGGTCACCACGTAGAGCAGGCACGCCCCGAACGCCGCGCCCAGGCCGCCGACGAGCGTGCCCCACAGCACGTCGTCCGCCTTGGCGTGGCCCAGCTCGTGCGCGACCACCAGCTCGACCTCGTCGGCGGGCGCGCGGAGCAGCGTGTCGTAGACCACGATCCTGCGGGTCGCGCCGAATCCGGAGACGTACGCGTTGAGCGCGGTGGTCCGCCGGGAGGCGTCGGCGACGAGCACGTTCTCGACCGGCACGCCGTCCCTGGCGGCCATGGCGAGCAGGTCGTCGCGGAGCCGCCCGGCCTCCAGCGGCCTGAAGTCGTTGAAGACCGGCTCGACGAGCACCGGGTAGGCGAAGGAGGCGGCCACGGTCAGGACGAACGCCCCGGCCGCCGCGGGGATCCACCAGCGCCGGAAGCGCCGCGCCAGGGCGATCACCGCCACCACCATGATCGCGGTCAGTGCGGCGCCGATGCCGGTGCTCTTGGCCCGGTCGGCCGCCCACGCCGGCCAGGCCTGGGTGGACAGCCCGAAGTCGCGCAGGTAGCTCTCCGACCACATCCCCAGGGGCCAGCGCAGCATCGCCACGGCCACCGACAGCACCAGCACGCCGAGCAGCGCCCGCAGCCACCACGGCCCCGGCAGCCGGCCGGCGAGCCGCGCGCCCAGCGGGGTGGCCACCAGCACCCCCGCCACGACCAGCGTCAGGCCGAGCGACAGGTAGCCGGGGAGGCTCACCAGCGCGTCGAACGTCTCGGCCCTGGCGATCTGCTCGGGGGTGAAGTCGCGGGCCGGGTCGGGGGCGACGGCCGGAGCCCCCTCCGCCAACGTCCTCCAGGGCGTGGTGAACGCCACGACCGCCAGCGTGGCCACCCCCAGGCCGGCCAGCGCCCCCCCCGCCGGCCGCACGCCCGAGGGCGCGTCCGTCGTGCTCAGCGTCACGTGAGTTCCTTCCTGAGGTAGTCGCGCCAGGCTCCGGTGAACTCGGCCACCGGCAGCCCGAGTGCGCTCCCGACATCGCTACCGTAGAGCCTCACCAGGGCCTTCTCCCCGAAGCGCTCCGCGACGAACCGGCAGGCGAGCCACGCCTCCTCGTACGCCTGCGCGAGCCGCGGCGCGCCGGGGGCGAAGTCGGCCGGGGCCGGGAGGCGGCCGGGCAGGACGCCCGAGCGCACCTCGGCGGCCAGCTCGGCGGCGGCCGTGCGCACCGCGATCCCGGCGTCGCGGTAGCCCGCGTAGTCGGCGAAGCCCTCCGACAGCCACATCGGCACCCGCCCGCCGCGGGTCGCGCCGGTGGCCACGTGGGCGAGCTCGTGGGTGATCACCACGTCTTTGCCGGTCGCGGTGAGCCTGGCGTATCCCGACGGCAGGACGATCACCCGGTCCGCGGTCGCCATCGCGGCCAGCCCGTGGGTGCTCCCGGCCCCGGCGAGCGCCGCGGCCTCGGCGTCGGTGGCGGGGAAGAGAATCACCGCGAAGACCGGCCCCCAGATCTCCGCGATCGTCGCGCGGGCCCGGTCGGCCCTGGCCGCCAGATCCCGCAGGACGGCGGCCGGGACGCCGTGGCCGATCACGAGGGAGTGCTCACCCCGGACGGTGACGGCGGCGCCCGGCCACAGGTCTCGGAGGTCGCGCGGGCTCGGGGTGGCGTCCGGGAGGGTCCCGGCGTCGTACGGGGAAAGGTGGCGGGGGACGCGCGGGAGCGGGGCGGCTCCGGCCAGGAGGGGTCCCGTCCCGGCGAACGGACCGGCGCTCATCAGCGCCAGCATCCCGGCGAGCACGGCGCGGCGCCCTTTCGGGACGGACATACGAGCCGATGGTACTCGACCGGCATGGAGCGGCCCCGGCCCTCCGCGGGGAGGGCCGGGGCCGCTTTTCCGTGCTCGGGCACGTGCCTTCGGGCGCGTGCCCGGACGCGGGCTCGGGCTCCTGTACTCGGACGCCGTACTTCGGACGCCGTGCTCAGGCGCGGGTCTCGGGTTCCGCGCTCGGCGCGCGGGCCCCGGGCTCCGTGCCCGGACGCGGGTTCAGGCTCCGGGTCGCACCGCTCCGGCGAAGGAGGACCTGTAGTAGCCCGCCAGCCTCACGATGCGAACCGTCTTGCCGCTGCTCGGCGAGTGGACCATCCTGCCCTTGCCGACGTACATGCCGACGTGGCCCTTCCCGCTGAAGAACAGCAGGTCACCGGGGTGCAACTTGCTCCACGAGACCTTCTTCCTGATCGACCTGTACTGGCTGTGCGTGACCCTGGGGAGGGACACGCCCGCCTTGCGCCAGGCGTATCGGACGAGCCCCGAGCAGTCGAACGCTCCGGGACCGGAGGCTCCCCACCGGTACGGATCGCCGATCTGCTTCTTCGCCGCCGAGACCGCCTTGCCGGCCCGGACCTTCTGCAGTGCCGCCCTACTCAGCTTGGTCTTGCCCTTGCCCTTGGCCTTCGCCGTGGTCGTGGCCCGAGTGGCGGTCTTCGTGGTGCTTTCGGCCTTCTCCGAAACGCCGGCCGCGCTGTTGACCAGGATCTCGGAGGGACCGTCCGCCGTCGCCTGCGCCGCCGTGGACCCGAGGGTGACCGCTCCGGCTGAGGCGGTCAACGTGAGGGCGATACCGCCGATGGAAAGGCGGAAAAGGCGCGACAGACGGGGGTTGTGCGGGGTGGTAGACAGGATTTCTCCTTGGGACTTCCACTGATGCCTACCGGGTTAGCTGACGGATTCGGGCTTGGAAGATGCCCTACGGCACAAATATGCCGATTCACCCCTGGCCACGCTGTGCTGGGCCTTTTGGGTCCCCGGTTCCATGCCTCCTGGCTGCATGGATTCGGCGGGCCGCCGTGATGAGCCCTGCCCCCGGGTGGGGGCACGGCGGCCGGTTGGATTTCTATAGGGACACCGGCCCGAAGACCGACATTCGCCGCGACGGCGTGGCTTGCACGTCGCGACGCCAGAAGTTACCCCGATCTCCAACTTTCGGCAAAGCATTCTCAAAATCAGGAGGTCGAACGAGCCTCTTGATCTTCCTGTTACCCCTGCTTAATGACTATTTATGCTATTGAGATATGACTCTCGTCACATCCTTCGCATCACACCCTGATAAATCACAATTCTGTAATATTCATCACACTTACCATGATCCAGGTTTGATCCCGGCGGATGGACCGTTCCCGGGCGATCGGCCGGACGACTTCGGCGCCCGGCGCACGCGCGGGCGCCGTGGATCACCCCCCGGAGACCCGCCTCGACGATCTTTAATCCGGCGGCGGGGGTGGACCCGCAACGGAACCGTTTCGTACGTTAAGCCGGTCCGGTCAGGTCAGAGGGGGCGCTGAACGGGGTCGGCAGGGAGTCGTCAACGTACGTTCCGGTTCTGGCGCAGACCGCTTTCGATCTTGATTGTGCGGAGGATCGCCCTGGTGGAGTGATGTTCGGTGATGGTGATCTACGTGTCCGGAAGTCCTCAGTAACGGACAAGATCGGATTATGGGTTATCAACACGAGTTCGTGAGCGCTATGTAATGGCCTGATCGCTTACCGCTGCAAAGAGACCAACCACAGTGCGTCGACCGTTACATACCTCACAACCCGCGAAGTGCCGATGCCAATCGGTAACTCGGCACTTCATTCTCATGATCCTGCCGGCCGTTGTTGGGGGTGACTGTCTGGATGGTCACGCAGATCTCGGTAGCCGAACTGGGCGCCCTGCTCGGTCGGTGCCGGTTGTCACTGAACGGGGCCGGGCTGATCGGCATCGTGATCAACCAGGACAGTGATCACTTTCTTGCCTCGAGCGTGGCCGGTCTCAGCTGCTTGGTGGGCGTGTCCGATGTCCTGCAGTTGGTAGATCTCCTCCACGATCGGGCGCAGCCTGCCCTGGTCGACGTAGTCGGCGAGTGCCGCCAGGTCCGTTCGGCGGGAGCGGGCCATCATCAGGCGCACGCGTGGCCCTGGCAGGACGGCCGAGCGCAACGCGAAGGCCATCGCATCGGCGGAGGTGGTCATCATCCTGCCGCGCGGGCGAAGCAGGCGCCGGTAGGCGTCGAGCGAGGTGCCATGGCAGTCGAGGATCACGTCGAAGTCGCCACTCAGACGGTCTGGGGCGGCGTAGTCGAGGGTATGGCCGGCGCCGAGGTCGCGGCAGAAGGCGTGGTTGGCCGGGCTGGCCACGGCGGTGACCTTGGCGCCCATGGCCTGGCCCAGTTGGATCGCGGCGCTGCCCACCCCGCCGCTGGCGCCGACCACCAACAGGTCTTCACCTGGCTTGAGCCGTACCACATCGCGTAGCGCACGCAACGCGGTCACGCCGACGCTGGGCAGGGCGGCTGCCCTCACCAGGCCAACTGTGGTCGGCGCCGCGCTGACGGCGGACGGCTTGGCAGTGAGGTATTCGGCCGCGGCTCCCGCGCGGCCCGCCACGTCGCCGAGGAATCCCCACACCCGCTGCCCGACGGCCAGGTCACTCACTCCTGCGCCGAGCGCGGTCACTTCGCCGGCGAAGTCCAGCCCGGTCCGTTTGGGGAAACGCCGCCCGGACATGATCTTCATGCCGCCGGAGCGGATCTTCACGTCGATCGGGTTGATGCTGGAGCCGTGCACGCGGATGAGCACCTCTCCGGCCCGGGGCTCAGGCGCGGGAACGGTGCGTACGGCCAGCTCCTCCGCGCTGCCGTACCGGTCGTATTCGACAGTGCGCATCATCGAAGATCCATTCATCGAAGGATTCATCGAAGGTCCATGGAGACGACGAGCTTGCCGCGGGTGTGTGCGGTGGCGAGGTCGCGGTAGGCCTGCACGGCGTCCTCGAGCCGGTAGCGTCTGCTGATCGGGTCGGGCAGTGTGCCTGCGACCGCGAGGGCCGCGATCGTGGAGAAGGTGTCGGGCCGGGCTGCGGTCGTGCCCATCACCACGGTTACCGTGAGGTCCTCGCGGGCGAACGCGGACGGCTCCGGGGTGCCGGGCGTGGTGCTGAGCAGGCGCCCTGCCGGGCGGATCGCCTTGGCAGCCCGCACCACTGCCTCGCCTTCGAGTGCCAGATTGACGACCGCGTCGACCCCCTCGGGGTGGCGGCGCAGGGTCTCTTCGACCACGTCGGTCGCGAGATAGTCGATCACGCCGGCCGCTCCGAGTCCTCGGACGTAGCCCTCGTCCGCGGGTGCCGTGGTGGCGATGACCTCGAGCTTCTCCCCGGCCAGCAGCGGCACGACCACGCTGCCGATACCGCCACCCGCACCGATCACCAGGACCGTTTCGCCCGGCTGGAACCCTCCGGCCGCCATCACCGCCAGGCCCGTCATGCCAGTGCTCGGCAGCGCCGCCGCATGTTCGACACTCAATCCCTGGGGGCGCCGGGCAATGTATGCGCCGGCGTGAAAGAGCGCGTACTCGGCCATCGCGCCCGAGGTGACCGCAGGAATGCCGACCCCGGCGGCGAACGACGGCGGCGCCCCGAACCCGAAGACCTCCTCGCCCACCGCGAACCCGGCCACCTCCGGGCCCAGCTTGGTCACCGTCCCGGCGAAGTCAGTGCCCAGCACACAGGGGAAGTCCAGCGGCACCAGGTCGCGGACCGTGCCCTCGCTCATCAGCAGGTCTGCGGGATTGAGCGAGGCCGCGCCGATCCGCACCTGAAGCTGGCCGGGACCCGGATCCGGGATGGGCAGCTCCTCGATGCCGAAGGTGTCGGGTGTGCCGTACTTCCTTGCCACCAAGGCCTTCATGGTTGTCCTCCAAACGAGACAATATGTCTCAGATCAGGCATGATGTCCGCAAGCAATAGTGCCGCCACTTCAGGCGGGCGACCAGTCTCACTTCCGCAGCTATGTACCGACCTGGACAAGGAGCCATGAATTGTCTCGCTCACCGGACAACGTCCGGGTGCGCCGCACCCGCAAGCTGCTCCGCGAGGCCCTGGTCGAGCTCATCGAGGAGCGCGGATTCGACCGGCTCACCGTGGGCGAGATCACCGAGCGGGCGATGGTCAGCCGGGCCGCCTTCTACCGCAACTACCGCGACAAGTACCACCTCGTGGAGCAGGTCTTCGAGGAAGCGATGGACGCTCTGCTGGGCACGATGGCCGATGATGTTCAGAAGCCACCGCTGGAACGATGGGTGGTCTTCTTCGCGCACATCGCCGAATACCATCGCCTCTACGGCGCGCTACTGGGCAAGAACGGCAGCCCCTGGTTCGCCGCGAAGATGCGGCAGTCACTGGCCGACATGGTCACCGAGCACCTTCGGCCGCCTCCATCGTCCGACGGGCTTGTGCCGATCGTCCTGGGGGGAATGTTCGTCCAGGCCATCACGTGGTGGCTGGAGAACGGCAGGCCATCCTCCCCACGAGAGATCGCCACTCGCACAGGACGGCTCGCCTCGGCCATCATCACCGAGACCAACAACTCGACCACTCCGATGCGCGACCGCTGACGGCCCGGATCCGAGACGTCGTCGGTAATCAGATTGTCGGAGGCGGCCACTCAACTGTCCGGCCCTTGCCTGTGGCCTATCTACCGTCGGATTCGCACCCGGATCAGAAGGAGGCCTGCTGCAGCGCCCGGTAAGCCCGGTAGATGGTGCCGCGGCCGACCCCCCAGGGCACGGGCGATCTCGGCCACGGTGACGCCTTGGGCCGCGTATGACCTTGTCCGTTACCGGGGACTTCCGGACACGTAGATCACCATCACCGAACATCACTCCACCAGGGCGATCCTCCGCACAATCAAGATCGAAAACGGTCTGCGCCGGAACCGGAACGTACGTTGACGACTCCCTGCCGACCCCGTTCAGCGCCCCCTCTGACCTGACCGGCTTAACGTACGAAACGATTCCGTTGCAGGTCCACCCCCGCGGCGTCGAACACAGGGGTTATATACCTGTTTGGGTAATTTTTGGCGGGGTAAGGCAGGCGCGTACTTCAGGGAGGCGGTAATCATGTCGAACCGCTTGTTCCAGGACAGACACGACGCGGGCCGGGTGCTCGCGGGTCTCCTCGACACGTACCGGGGACGGCCCGACATCGTCGTCCTGGGCCTGCCCCGGGGCGGTGTACCCGTGGCGTACGAGATCGCGACGGCCCTGGGCGCCCCGCTCGACGTCTTCCTCGTCCGCAAGCTCGGCACTCCCGGAAGGGAGGAGCTCGCGATGGGGGCGATCTCCAGCGGCGGGGTGACCGTCCTCAACGAGGGCGTCGTCGGGGGCCTCGGCATCGCGCCGGAGACCGTCCGGCGGGTCGCCCGGCGCGAGCGGCGGGAGCTGCTCCGGCGCGAGCGGGCCTACCGTGAGGGGCGCCCGCCCCCGGACCTCGCGGGCAGGACCGTCATCGTGGTGGACGACGGCCTCGCGACGGGGGCGAGCATGCGCGCCGCCCTCCAGGCCCTGCGCCGTC
This region of Streptosporangium sp. NBC_01495 genomic DNA includes:
- a CDS encoding glycosyltransferase family 4 protein — translated: MNRTLVVTNDFPPRAGGIQSFVYGLIARRPPGSVVVYAPRWAGSEAFDLRQPYPVVRHPTSLMLPTPAVARRAAGLVAEFGCDTVVFGAAAPLGLIAPRMREAGARRVVMVTHGHEAGWTGIPIGRRVLARIGANADVVTYLGEYTRRRLAGVIAEDKLVRLAPGVDTGVFHPGAGGGRVRAELGLGERPVVVCLSRLVPRKGQDTLLRAWPGVIRDVPGAVLLIVGGGPYRRTLERLARPLGGSVRITGPVPEAELPGHLAAGDVFAMPCRTRLGGVDVEGLGIVYLEASASGLPVVAGSSGGAPDAVLRGETGLVVDGTRPDEVAAALVGLLKDPAGARAMGERGREWAAREWSWELAASRFARLLEPAETP
- a CDS encoding M48 family metallopeptidase — translated: MTLSTTDAPSGVRPAGGALAGLGVATLAVVAFTTPWRTLAEGAPAVAPDPARDFTPEQIARAETFDALVSLPGYLSLGLTLVVAGVLVATPLGARLAGRLPGPWWLRALLGVLVLSVAVAMLRWPLGMWSESYLRDFGLSTQAWPAWAADRAKSTGIGAALTAIMVVAVIALARRFRRWWIPAAAGAFVLTVAASFAYPVLVEPVFNDFRPLEAGRLRDDLLAMAARDGVPVENVLVADASRRTTALNAYVSGFGATRRIVVYDTLLRAPADEVELVVAHELGHAKADDVLWGTLVGGLGAAFGACLLYVVTSAPGVRRRAGVTSLGDPAAVGLVMGLLSLATVLSGPAQNLVSRHIEARADVHALDLTRDPATFVAMQKRLAVTNISDLSPDFIEYVLYASHPTAPQRIAMARSWARLNGLPEP
- a CDS encoding C40 family peptidase, which gives rise to MTASAGAVTLGSTAAQATADGPSEILVNSAAGVSEKAESTTKTATRATTTAKAKGKGKTKLSRAALQKVRAGKAVSAAKKQIGDPYRWGASGPGAFDCSGLVRYAWRKAGVSLPRVTHSQYRSIRKKVSWSKLHPGDLLFFSGKGHVGMYVGKGRMVHSPSSGKTVRIVRLAGYYRSSFAGAVRPGA
- a CDS encoding NAD(P)-dependent alcohol dehydrogenase — protein: MRTVEYDRYGSAEELAVRTVPAPEPRAGEVLIRVHGSSINPIDVKIRSGGMKIMSGRRFPKRTGLDFAGEVTALGAGVSDLAVGQRVWGFLGDVAGRAGAAAEYLTAKPSAVSAAPTTVGLVRAAALPSVGVTALRALRDVVRLKPGEDLLVVGASGGVGSAAIQLGQAMGAKVTAVASPANHAFCRDLGAGHTLDYAAPDRLSGDFDVILDCHGTSLDAYRRLLRPRGRMMTTSADAMAFALRSAVLPGPRVRLMMARSRRTDLAALADYVDQGRLRPIVEEIYQLQDIGHAHQAAETGHARGKKVITVLVDHDADQPGPVQ
- a CDS encoding NADP-dependent oxidoreductase, whose product is MKALVARKYGTPDTFGIEELPIPDPGPGQLQVRIGAASLNPADLLMSEGTVRDLVPLDFPCVLGTDFAGTVTKLGPEVAGFAVGEEVFGFGAPPSFAAGVGIPAVTSGAMAEYALFHAGAYIARRPQGLSVEHAAALPSTGMTGLAVMAAGGFQPGETVLVIGAGGGIGSVVVPLLAGEKLEVIATTAPADEGYVRGLGAAGVIDYLATDVVEETLRRHPEGVDAVVNLALEGEAVVRAAKAIRPAGRLLSTTPGTPEPSAFAREDLTVTVVMGTTAARPDTFSTIAALAVAGTLPDPISRRYRLEDAVQAYRDLATAHTRGKLVVSMDLR
- a CDS encoding TetR/AcrR family transcriptional regulator, encoding MSRSPDNVRVRRTRKLLREALVELIEERGFDRLTVGEITERAMVSRAAFYRNYRDKYHLVEQVFEEAMDALLGTMADDVQKPPLERWVVFFAHIAEYHRLYGALLGKNGSPWFAAKMRQSLADMVTEHLRPPPSSDGLVPIVLGGMFVQAITWWLENGRPSSPREIATRTGRLASAIITETNNSTTPMRDR
- a CDS encoding phosphoribosyltransferase, with product MSNRLFQDRHDAGRVLAGLLDTYRGRPDIVVLGLPRGGVPVAYEIATALGAPLDVFLVRKLGTPGREELAMGAISSGGVTVLNEGVVGGLGIAPETVRRVARRERRELLRRERAYREGRPPPDLAGRTVIVVDDGLATGASMRAALQALRRLRPARTVVAVPAAPESACQDLAAVVDEVVCATTPSHFFAVGQSYRDFTQTTDEEVCDLLRATSGSSPGTAESSIGVEPSGTAEPSTAVESSGTADKAGENPRPAAVRGGRLRRSRGRRRTAGRP